The nucleotide window TTTGCACCCGTTGGCCGGCCACTTCCAGGCGCCAGTCTTCGGCTTTCGCTTCAGGGTAGAAGCGACGCAGGGATTCCAGGCGCTGCTCCATCGACTGCATCACTTCGCTGACCAGGTACTTGGTCAGGTCCATGTTGTTTTTTGCCACGGCCAACATCGGGCCGATGTTGCCGGCGCGAACCGACATCGGCAGGTCCATGAAGGAGCCGTGCTTGAGGAACTTGGTGGTGAAGCCGGCGTAAGGTCCGAACAGCAGGGACTTCTTGCCATCGACCACACGGGTGTCCAGGTGCGGCACAGACATCGGTGGCGAACCGACCGCAGCCTGGCTGTAGACTTTGGCCTGGTGGTGCTTGACCACTTCCGGGTTGTCGCAACGCAGCCACTGACCGCTGATCGGGAAGCCGCCGAAGCCTTTGCTTTCTTCGATGCCCGAAGCTTGCAGCAGCGGCAGTGCCGCGCCACCAGCGCCGAGGAAGACGAACTTGGCGTCGACTTCACGAGTGTTGCCGCTATTGACGTCCTTGATGCTGACGGTCCAGCCGCCGTTGTTACGCTTCAGGCCGGTGACGCGCTTGCAGTACTTGACCTGGGCATCGGGTGCGCTGGTCAGGTGCTGGAGCAATTGGTTGGTCAGGGCACCGAAGTTGACGTCGGTGCCGTTCATCACGCGGGTGGCGGCGAGGACTTCGTCGGCCGGGCGGCCCGGCATCATCAACGGCATCCACTCGGCCATTTTGGCCTTGTCTTCGGTGTACTCCATGTCGGCGAAGGCGTGGTGCTTGCTCAGCACCTTGAAGCGTTCCTTGAGGAAGGAAACGCCTTTGTCGCCCTGCACGAAGCTCAGGTGCGGCACCGGGCTGATGAACGATTTGCACGAACCGAAGGTGCCTTTCTTGGTCAGGTAGGACCAGAACTGCTTCGACACCTCGAACTGGGTGTTGATGTGCACGGCTTTCTTGATGTCGACGGTGCCGTCGGCGGCCTGTGGCGTGTAGTTCAGCTCACACAGCCCGGCGTGACCGGTACCGGCGTTGTTCCACGGATTGGAACTCTCCGCGGCACCGGAATCCATCAGCTCGACGACTTCCAGCTTGATCGCGGGGTCGAGCTCTTTGAGCAGTACAGCCAGGGTAGCACTCATGATGCCGGCCCCAACCAGTACTACGTCGACTGCTTCGTTATGCGCCATTTAACGCGTCTCCAAAATCTGCAGCACCAAATTGTCGGCATAGCTGCCAGGCGTTCCGGGGCGTGTCAGTGATGCCCCAGATACCCATGGCCAGGATCGCCATGTCCGAATCTTCGCAATTTTTCGCAACTTCGACGGATGCATGCGGCCTGGCCTCAAGAGTCACATGAACTCATTTCAGCGCGCGGCTCGCAATTCGACTTATGGTCGAGACATCCGTTTGTGCAACCAAATCCGTAGCGGACAGGCTTCAGGCTCCGGTGTTCGAGGAGTACTCGGTCCTGTGTCGTTGGGCTGTTGTAGACGCTAATGGTGCATGTTCAGACGCAAAACTATTCATTTGCTCGCCACACTCTTGTGAAGTTGTGAAAACCCGTTTTTTTCACGCTCTTTTGAAGACGTGAACCTCAAAAAAGGGCTGTCCCAGCCTGGCACCGCGCCCGGATGGATTGCCGCCATGGGTACATGGGCAGGCAAAAACGGGCAAACAGCTCAGTGACCGAGCGTAATGACAGCTCTGCAGATTCGCGAAAAGTGGTGATTTGCTTAAGAAACAGCAAGCGCGCCAGCTTCACTCGATCTGTGTGGGCGGCTCTCTGTGGGCGGTGCGGGGTGTCAATACCGAGGCATTGAACGATGCTGCGAGGCCCGATCAGGAGACGTCCTTATAATCGGGGGGAGATTGTAACGAAGAAACGCAGGGAATTGGTCGTGTTTAATGACTTTTATTAGGCGTCCGGTCAAGTGGTCAGCAGTTGCTGCGCCCGCGCGCGCGGCTGGTGCTGGCTGACACGGGCGCTGGCGGGCAGGGGATGGTGCAGCCAGTTGAGGCGGATCTCTTCGATTTCGACCCAGCCATCGCCCATGGGCTGGAGGCTGCACTGCTTGAATGCCTGGCAGTGGCCATTGCGGTCGAGCAGAACAAAGCTGCGATGCAACGGGCGTGGCGCGAACAGCGAGATGAGAAAACGCATGGCAAAGTACCTTGTGGGTGACTGCTGTGAAGGTTGCCAGTGAGTGATGACGTGCATGTGTAAGGTGGGTGACAGATGTGTGACAGGAACCGCGCTCTGCCGTGTTTGTCAGAGATTTCAGTAATCGTTGTTCGAAGCTAGTTCGCCGCAGTGGCGCACCGCTATACTGCGGGCATTGTTAGTTGCCTGATTCTGGAGAGAAGAGCATGTTGCAACGCCTGTTGTTCGGTTTGATCACTGTG belongs to Pseudomonas sp. B21-015 and includes:
- the mqo gene encoding malate dehydrogenase (quinone), whose translation is MAHNEAVDVVLVGAGIMSATLAVLLKELDPAIKLEVVELMDSGAAESSNPWNNAGTGHAGLCELNYTPQAADGTVDIKKAVHINTQFEVSKQFWSYLTKKGTFGSCKSFISPVPHLSFVQGDKGVSFLKERFKVLSKHHAFADMEYTEDKAKMAEWMPLMMPGRPADEVLAATRVMNGTDVNFGALTNQLLQHLTSAPDAQVKYCKRVTGLKRNNGGWTVSIKDVNSGNTREVDAKFVFLGAGGAALPLLQASGIEESKGFGGFPISGQWLRCDNPEVVKHHQAKVYSQAAVGSPPMSVPHLDTRVVDGKKSLLFGPYAGFTTKFLKHGSFMDLPMSVRAGNIGPMLAVAKNNMDLTKYLVSEVMQSMEQRLESLRRFYPEAKAEDWRLEVAGQRVQIIKKDPKKGGVLQFGTELVAARDGSLAALLGASPGASVTVSIMLELIEKCFPNKASGEWAAKLAEIFPAREKVLETDAALYRKINAHNNVALELVEASNETESYA